The following are encoded together in the Candidatus Methylomirabilota bacterium genome:
- a CDS encoding ABC transporter ATP-binding protein — MRVVVEGVSKVFTGRDGRSIEALHDVSLVVEGGEFVTILGPSGCGKSSLLHVIAGLLPPTRGRVVFEGVAESTAMTSMVFQEHALFPWRTVLGNVGFGLEVRGMPAPDRDARARGLLELVGLQGFEDRYPHQLSGGMRQRVAIARALAVEPALLLMDEPFSALDAQSRALMQLELMALWERTRKSILYVTHQIQEAVLLGDRVVVMTRRPGRILTARPIPLPRPRDERTLLAPAFLALVDECWQLIKQDAREAFVDV, encoded by the coding sequence ATGCGTGTCGTCGTCGAGGGCGTCTCCAAGGTGTTCACCGGCCGCGACGGGCGCTCGATCGAGGCCCTGCACGACGTCTCGCTCGTCGTCGAGGGCGGCGAGTTCGTCACCATCCTCGGCCCCTCGGGGTGCGGAAAGTCGTCGCTCCTTCACGTCATCGCCGGGCTCCTGCCCCCGACCCGCGGGCGCGTCGTGTTCGAGGGCGTCGCCGAGAGCACCGCCATGACGTCGATGGTGTTCCAGGAGCACGCGCTGTTCCCCTGGCGGACGGTGCTCGGGAACGTCGGGTTCGGGCTCGAGGTGCGGGGCATGCCGGCGCCGGACCGGGACGCGCGCGCGCGGGGCCTGCTGGAGCTGGTGGGACTCCAGGGGTTCGAGGACCGATACCCGCACCAGCTCTCCGGCGGCATGCGGCAGAGGGTGGCCATCGCCCGCGCGCTGGCCGTCGAACCGGCGCTCCTCCTGATGGACGAGCCGTTCTCCGCGCTCGACGCCCAGAGCCGCGCGCTGATGCAGCTCGAGCTGATGGCGCTGTGGGAACGGACGCGGAAGTCGATCCTCTACGTGACCCATCAGATCCAGGAAGCCGTCCTGCTGGGCGATCGCGTCGTCGTCATGACGCGCCGGCCCGGGCGGATCCTGACCGCGCGGCCGATCCCGCTCCCGCGCCCGCGTGATGAGCGCACGTTGCTGGCCCCGGCGTTCCTCGCGCTGGTGGACGAGTGCTGGCAGCTCATCAAGCAGGACGCCCGGGAAGCGTTCGTGGATGTCTGA